In one bacterium genomic region, the following are encoded:
- a CDS encoding CoA-binding protein, with protein sequence MFQNPSDAVIREILATSRTIAVVGCSPKNYRDSHRIAELLMHRGHRVVPVNPGHKEILGVPCYRELASIPFPVEMVDVFRRSEFVPDVAGQAIEVGAKILWTQLGVYHEEAAQKALDAGLIVIMNRCPAIEYRRLGF encoded by the coding sequence CTGATGCTGTTATCCGAGAAATTCTTGCAACTTCACGTACTATTGCTGTAGTAGGATGTTCCCCAAAGAATTACCGGGACAGCCATAGGATCGCCGAATTATTGATGCACAGGGGTCATCGTGTGGTCCCGGTGAATCCCGGACACAAAGAGATTCTGGGAGTCCCCTGCTACAGAGAGCTCGCATCCATTCCGTTTCCCGTGGAGATGGTGGATGTGTTTCGCCGTTCCGAGTTTGTTCCCGATGTCGCCGGTCAGGCAATTGAAGTTGGCGCAAAGATTCTATGGACGCAGCTGGGTGTGTATCACGAAGAAGCCGCGCAGAAAGCGCTCGACGCGGGTCTAATCGTGATCATGAATCGCTGCCCTGCAATCGAATACCGCCGACTGGGATTTTAG